A part of Pectinatus sottacetonis genomic DNA contains:
- the ispD gene encoding 2-C-methyl-D-erythritol 4-phosphate cytidylyltransferase, whose amino-acid sequence MITAIFPAAGKGKRMGASFNKVFAALSDKPILIHTLVSFSRCSLVDNFVVVAAPEEAEAVSKVLKAIPGIKPCKVVIGGTERQYSVYNGLMSVPAAADIILVHDAARPLISPAVIKNVIDEVKRSEAAVAAVPVTNTIKVINNENFVINTPDRKTLWMMQTPQGFSKDLLMKAYEQARSDNFLGTDDASLIEHIHHPVKIVMGDYKNIKITSPDDLIFAEAILGKKAVSKVKSELSSAISNAFEDMKTKLLRTRL is encoded by the coding sequence TTGATTACAGCTATTTTCCCGGCTGCTGGAAAAGGCAAGCGCATGGGCGCTTCTTTTAATAAAGTTTTTGCCGCCTTATCTGATAAACCTATTTTAATTCACACGCTGGTAAGTTTTTCCCGTTGCAGTCTTGTTGATAACTTTGTTGTAGTAGCTGCTCCTGAGGAAGCAGAAGCAGTCAGTAAAGTATTAAAAGCCATTCCAGGCATTAAGCCCTGTAAAGTTGTTATCGGTGGCACAGAACGACAGTACTCTGTATATAACGGACTTATGTCCGTTCCTGCTGCTGCTGACATTATCTTAGTCCACGACGCTGCCCGCCCGCTCATCAGTCCTGCCGTTATAAAGAATGTCATTGATGAAGTTAAACGTTCTGAAGCAGCTGTAGCTGCTGTCCCAGTTACAAATACGATAAAAGTAATTAACAACGAAAATTTCGTTATTAATACACCTGACCGCAAAACTTTATGGATGATGCAAACCCCACAGGGATTTTCTAAAGATTTGCTTATGAAAGCATATGAACAGGCTCGCAGTGATAATTTTTTAGGAACAGATGATGCCAGTCTAATAGAACATATTCATCATCCTGTAAAAATTGTCATGGGTGATTATAAAAATATAAAAATTACTTCTCCAGATGATTTAATATTTGCTGAGGCTATTTTAGGTAAAAAAGCCGTATCCAAGGTAAAATCCGAACTTTCCAGTGCTATATCTAATGCTTTTGAAGATATGAAAACAAAATTATTAAGAACGAGGCTGTAA
- the ispF gene encoding 2-C-methyl-D-erythritol 2,4-cyclodiphosphate synthase produces MMRIGSGYDVHKLAFNRRLIIGGVDIPFSQGLLGHSDADVLLHAIADALLGAAALGDIGQHFPDTDDKYKDISSMILLTKVNEQLQQHNYKIINIDATIIAQKPKMAPYIMAMRENTAMALSINIEQINIKATTEESLGFTGRGEGIAAKAVALIDN; encoded by the coding sequence ATAATGAGAATAGGTTCAGGTTATGATGTTCATAAATTAGCTTTTAACCGCAGATTAATAATTGGCGGTGTCGATATTCCTTTTTCCCAGGGACTTCTGGGACACTCTGATGCTGATGTACTATTACACGCTATAGCTGACGCTCTCCTGGGAGCAGCAGCTTTAGGCGATATAGGGCAGCATTTTCCCGATACAGATGATAAATACAAAGATATTTCCAGTATGATTCTTTTAACAAAAGTAAATGAACAACTACAGCAACATAATTATAAAATAATTAATATTGATGCTACCATAATTGCCCAAAAGCCAAAAATGGCACCTTATATCATGGCTATGCGGGAAAATACTGCCATGGCTTTATCCATAAATATAGAACAGATAAATATAAAGGCTACTACCGAGGAAAGTCTGGGTTTCACTGGCCGAGGTGAAGGCATCGCTGCTAAAGCAGTGGCACTTATTGACAACTAA
- the gltX gene encoding glutamate--tRNA ligase, which yields MSEQIRVRFAPSPTGPFHIGGARSALFNWLLARKYPEGKFILRIEDTDRVRSSKESEENIKEALKWLGLTWDEGVDVGGEYGPYHQMERLDIYKKYAQKLLDEGKAYYCYCTEEEIAKERETLMKENKMPIYQGHCRNLTQEQIAKYKAEGRKPTIRFRTPENQTVEFDDMVRGHMEFDSNGIGDFVIVKADGIPVYNFAVVIDDALMKISHVVRAEEHLSNTPRQVVIYHALGFKVPIFAHISLILGKDHSKMSKRHGATSVEQYKNLGYLPEALVNFLALLGWSPQDEKEIFSLDELIKVFSMDHVAKNPAVFDIDKLNWLNAQYMKKLSPEKITMMAIPHLVEKGYLKTAVPTEEMAKLVRFTEIIRDHLSYGAQFLDFADLYFNDNILVTDDEMKKTLNDETVPSVIELFKQKLDTIDGFDAVHIQPIFKQITKELKISGKKVYMPLRITITGQMHGPDLAGIIEVLGHDRVLKRIQKTMPTL from the coding sequence ATGTCAGAACAAATCAGAGTTCGTTTCGCTCCCAGCCCAACCGGTCCATTCCACATCGGTGGAGCCCGCAGCGCTCTTTTTAATTGGCTGCTTGCCAGAAAATATCCAGAAGGTAAATTTATTTTACGCATAGAGGACACCGATAGAGTAAGATCCAGTAAGGAATCGGAGGAAAACATCAAGGAGGCTCTGAAATGGCTTGGTTTAACTTGGGATGAGGGTGTCGATGTCGGAGGCGAATATGGTCCATATCATCAAATGGAACGCCTTGATATTTATAAAAAATATGCCCAAAAACTGCTCGATGAGGGAAAAGCTTACTACTGTTACTGTACAGAAGAAGAAATAGCAAAAGAACGCGAAACTTTGATGAAGGAAAATAAAATGCCCATTTATCAAGGTCATTGTCGTAACCTAACTCAGGAACAAATAGCAAAATACAAGGCAGAAGGACGAAAACCTACCATACGTTTTCGCACACCAGAAAATCAAACGGTGGAATTTGATGATATGGTTCGCGGTCATATGGAATTTGATTCCAATGGCATTGGGGATTTCGTTATAGTAAAAGCCGATGGCATACCTGTATATAATTTTGCCGTAGTTATAGATGATGCTCTCATGAAAATATCGCATGTTGTACGGGCGGAAGAACATCTTTCCAATACACCACGTCAAGTCGTAATCTATCATGCACTGGGTTTTAAAGTTCCTATCTTTGCCCACATATCACTTATTCTAGGGAAAGACCATTCTAAAATGAGCAAACGCCACGGTGCTACTTCAGTCGAACAATATAAAAATTTAGGATATCTGCCGGAAGCACTTGTCAACTTTTTAGCTCTGCTAGGTTGGTCGCCACAAGACGAAAAAGAAATTTTTTCTTTAGATGAACTAATTAAAGTTTTTTCAATGGATCATGTAGCTAAAAATCCAGCTGTATTTGATATTGATAAATTAAACTGGCTTAATGCACAATATATGAAAAAACTCAGCCCGGAAAAAATTACTATGATGGCTATTCCCCATCTCGTTGAAAAAGGTTATTTAAAAACTGCCGTGCCAACTGAAGAAATGGCGAAATTAGTACGTTTTACGGAAATTATCCGTGACCATTTAAGTTATGGTGCCCAATTTCTTGATTTTGCGGATTTATATTTTAATGATAATATTCTGGTTACTGATGATGAAATGAAAAAAACACTAAATGACGAAACCGTACCATCTGTAATAGAACTTTTCAAACAGAAACTTGATACTATCGACGGATTTGATGCTGTACACATCCAGCCCATATTTAAACAAATAACCAAAGAACTTAAAATTAGCGGAAAAAAGGTCTATATGCCTCTCCGTATTACTATAACCGGACAAATGCACGGACCTGATCTTGCTGGAATAATAGAAGTTCTCGGACATGATCGTGTTTTAAAACGTATCCAAAAAACCATGCCCACACTATAA
- the cysE gene encoding serine O-acetyltransferase, translating into MKLLHMLKKDIRVVFERDPAARSILEVILCYQGLHAIWLYRIAHWFYQHKFILLPRLISNFARFLTGIEIHPGAKIGPGLFIDHGTGIVIGETAELGCNVTLYQGVTLGGTGKEKGKRHPTIGNNVVVSSGAKILGSFSVGNHAKIGAGSVVLKEVPAYATVVGIPGRVVLMKGKRINKPSIPDETLKNKVYSDALKKELAEELDVDLAHDKLPDPELDMIKGLLTKVKDLEEKVANLEKK; encoded by the coding sequence ATGAAATTATTACATATGTTAAAAAAAGATATCCGAGTAGTTTTTGAGCGTGATCCTGCCGCCAGAAGCATTTTGGAAGTCATTCTCTGTTATCAAGGGCTGCATGCTATATGGTTATATCGCATTGCCCATTGGTTTTACCAGCATAAATTTATTTTGCTGCCCCGTTTAATATCCAACTTTGCCCGCTTTTTAACAGGAATAGAAATCCATCCTGGTGCTAAAATCGGCCCAGGTTTATTTATAGACCACGGCACTGGTATTGTTATCGGAGAAACAGCTGAGCTGGGATGTAATGTAACTTTATACCAGGGTGTAACTTTAGGCGGCACCGGTAAAGAAAAAGGCAAACGGCATCCTACTATTGGCAACAATGTCGTCGTTTCCTCTGGAGCTAAGATCCTTGGATCATTCAGCGTGGGCAACCACGCCAAAATAGGTGCTGGTTCCGTAGTTTTAAAAGAAGTACCTGCTTATGCTACTGTCGTAGGTATTCCGGGCCGAGTTGTTCTAATGAAAGGCAAGCGGATAAATAAACCTTCTATTCCCGATGAAACATTAAAAAATAAAGTTTATTCTGATGCTTTAAAAAAAGAACTGGCTGAAGAGCTTGATGTTGATTTGGCTCATGATAAACTTCCCGATCCAGAACTTGATATGATAAAGGGTCTTCTAACAAAAGTTAAGGACTTAGAAGAAAAAGTAGCAAATTTAGAAAAGAAATGA
- the cysS gene encoding cysteine--tRNA ligase — protein sequence MLKVYNTLTKKKEEFHPVIPGQASIYVCGITPYNDPHIGNARPFVTWDVIKRFLRKLGYKVKHVQNFTDIDDKIIRTANQKHLTWKDISDKYIKGYFEVMDKLNIIHADIYPRVSETMPDIINMVKGLIDKGFAYTIDGDVYFSVEKFPGYGKLSGRKLDDMQAGARIEVDKRKHHPMDFALWKSAKPDEPSWDSPWGKGRPGWHIECSTMSLKYLGKKFDFHGGGSDLIFPHHENEIAQSQAYCCDDHSFAQYWLHNGFITINQEKMSKSLNNFFTVKDILKKYPAEVLRYFLVATHYRSPLDFSDERLNEAQTSLARLNNARETLDELSKTAQENNNTAASLFSYACEAKKNFYDAMNDDFNTALALANMFDLTKKINIYYQAVVTGEITPDKANITKIITIFNEMTDILGILQNSPSRQQENSQLINKLMDIIISVRQDARENKNWNISDKIRDELKNIGITIEDSPTGARWKN from the coding sequence ATGCTTAAAGTTTATAATACTCTAACTAAAAAAAAGGAAGAATTCCATCCTGTTATTCCTGGACAAGCTAGTATTTACGTCTGCGGCATAACTCCATATAATGACCCTCATATAGGTAATGCTAGACCTTTCGTCACCTGGGATGTCATTAAACGCTTTTTGCGTAAACTTGGTTACAAAGTCAAACACGTCCAAAATTTCACAGATATTGATGATAAAATAATCCGTACAGCCAACCAAAAACACTTAACATGGAAAGATATTTCTGATAAGTATATTAAAGGATATTTTGAAGTGATGGACAAACTCAATATCATACATGCTGATATATATCCGCGCGTATCTGAAACTATGCCCGATATTATTAATATGGTTAAAGGTCTTATTGATAAAGGATTTGCTTATACAATAGACGGTGATGTATACTTCAGTGTAGAAAAATTTCCCGGTTATGGCAAACTCAGTGGTCGTAAACTGGACGATATGCAGGCCGGTGCTAGGATTGAAGTAGATAAACGCAAACATCATCCAATGGATTTTGCCTTATGGAAAAGTGCTAAACCAGACGAACCTTCATGGGACAGTCCCTGGGGTAAAGGTCGCCCTGGCTGGCATATAGAATGTTCTACTATGTCCTTAAAATATCTAGGCAAAAAATTTGATTTTCACGGTGGCGGCAGTGACCTTATATTTCCACACCATGAAAATGAAATAGCCCAGTCACAGGCTTACTGCTGTGATGATCATTCTTTTGCGCAATACTGGCTTCATAACGGTTTCATAACGATAAATCAGGAAAAAATGAGTAAATCCTTAAATAATTTTTTCACTGTCAAAGATATTTTGAAAAAATATCCTGCTGAAGTATTACGTTATTTTCTCGTAGCCACTCATTACCGCAGTCCGCTTGACTTCAGTGATGAACGTTTAAACGAAGCCCAAACAAGCTTAGCGCGATTAAATAATGCTAGGGAAACATTAGATGAGCTCAGCAAAACTGCACAAGAAAACAATAACACTGCGGCATCATTATTTTCCTACGCCTGTGAAGCAAAGAAAAACTTTTATGATGCCATGAATGATGATTTCAATACAGCTCTGGCTCTTGCTAATATGTTTGACCTGACAAAAAAAATAAATATATATTATCAAGCCGTAGTTACTGGAGAAATTACACCTGATAAGGCTAATATTACTAAAATAATCACTATTTTTAATGAAATGACAGATATTCTCGGTATTTTACAAAATTCCCCTTCCAGACAACAGGAAAATTCCCAACTTATTAATAAACTAATGGACATAATAATATCAGTCAGACAGGATGCTCGGGAAAATAAAAACTGGAATATTTCTGATAAAATACGAGACGAATTAAAAAATATCGGCATAACAATAGAAGATTCACCTACTGGTGCCAGGTGGAAAAATTAA
- a CDS encoding Mini-ribonuclease 3 has translation MRFAHYQYLCSHIFETDATGNIKPHYDKIITDKLPLLILAYIGDAYFHLFVRTRLLSFEQNKVQVLNDFSAKIVSATYQAKAYKSLKKYLTPEEQKIFHRGYNAKSHAPRASSVADYHTSTGFEAIIGHLQLNENTTRLNEICEKTFQIIIKIIHDEQKI, from the coding sequence ATGCGTTTTGCTCATTATCAATACCTATGCAGTCATATATTTGAAACAGATGCTACCGGCAATATCAAACCACATTATGATAAAATTATCACCGATAAACTACCCTTGTTAATATTGGCTTATATCGGTGATGCATATTTCCATTTATTTGTGCGTACACGGTTGCTTTCTTTTGAACAAAACAAAGTGCAAGTGTTAAATGATTTCAGTGCAAAGATAGTTTCTGCCACTTATCAGGCAAAAGCTTATAAATCTTTGAAAAAATATTTGACACCAGAGGAACAAAAAATATTTCACCGCGGCTATAATGCAAAATCTCATGCCCCACGTGCATCAAGTGTAGCTGACTATCATACAAGTACCGGATTTGAAGCAATCATCGGTCATCTGCAGTTGAATGAAAATACGACACGCTTAAATGAAATATGTGAAAAAACTTTTCAAATCATCATAAAAATAATTCATGATGAACAAAAAATATGA
- a CDS encoding folate family ECF transporter S component yields MRHFSTKTLVLTGVFIALTIIFTHIFAIQTPFIRIDFGFLPIAVYAMILGPIHCALMAAVADILGCILLVPGLYFPGFTISSFFNGLILGFFLHKKNLTLKKIFLCFFITFLLIDTILNTLWLSILYNKAASAFIWGRLIKSIIFLPIHSFLCYLIYKTMKPYIK; encoded by the coding sequence ATGCGTCATTTTTCAACAAAAACACTTGTTTTAACTGGTGTTTTTATTGCGCTAACAATTATTTTTACGCATATTTTTGCTATTCAGACTCCTTTTATCCGTATTGATTTTGGTTTCCTTCCCATTGCAGTATACGCTATGATTCTTGGTCCAATACATTGTGCATTAATGGCAGCTGTCGCTGATATATTAGGCTGTATACTATTAGTTCCAGGATTATATTTCCCAGGATTCACTATAAGCAGTTTCTTTAACGGTTTAATACTAGGTTTTTTCCTACACAAAAAAAACCTTACCTTAAAAAAAATATTCTTATGTTTTTTTATTACTTTTCTTCTTATAGACACTATCCTTAATACATTGTGGCTGTCTATACTTTACAACAAGGCTGCTTCTGCATTTATCTGGGGGCGCCTTATTAAAAGTATTATATTTTTACCAATCCACAGTTTCCTATGTTACCTTATATATAAAACTATGAAGCCATATATAAAATAA
- a CDS encoding purple acid phosphatase family protein, translating into MKIMGKKNMLLAYSLAALCVTSTGIGLAATNHWNDASLTPAQIVKTQLSNKTDWQLWKNNWDKIKTDYEQVSFAPGADASRLNFGWYSKNSTNTAQVRVSKNKNMADAKNFYGTCEKGTIINDQQYYTNKVEVTGLKPEQKYWYQVKIDDQWKSPQEYKTGNPNNFSFMYVGDPQIGASKKQTSAEGTFQTQDLAARNDSYNWNKTLNSAIRQHPEINFLVSPGDQINEPAADNDPKKIQLQEYQYAGYLSAAVLRNLPEATSIGNHDSMTTGYKNHFNVPNPFMEESSPTKAGHGYYYTYGNVLFMVINANNYNAADHEALIKKAIAAYPNKKWRIVVMHQDIYGSGLDHSDSDGMLLRTQLTPIYDANHIDVVLQGHDHTYARTYQLSSNGQQIPDFAKFKMGQSGQSHEILNEALKDKNIKQNYLAENKCYTIKDMQQGTLVNPKGTFYMSSNSATGSKYYNLLPLQQDYIAARSQTWRPTYSVINVTADKFTINTYDAMTGTPIDKTYSIIKD; encoded by the coding sequence ATGAAAATTATGGGAAAAAAGAACATGCTCTTAGCATATTCTCTGGCTGCTCTATGCGTTACTTCAACTGGTATAGGTCTTGCTGCAACAAACCACTGGAATGATGCCTCTCTGACTCCCGCCCAGATAGTAAAAACCCAGCTGAGTAATAAAACAGACTGGCAGCTGTGGAAAAATAACTGGGACAAGATCAAAACAGATTATGAACAAGTATCTTTTGCTCCAGGTGCAGATGCATCACGTCTAAACTTTGGCTGGTATTCCAAGAATAGTACAAATACTGCTCAAGTACGTGTCAGCAAAAATAAAAACATGGCTGATGCTAAAAATTTTTATGGTACCTGCGAAAAAGGTACTATAATAAATGATCAGCAATATTATACTAACAAAGTTGAAGTCACCGGACTTAAACCAGAACAGAAGTACTGGTATCAAGTAAAAATTGATGATCAGTGGAAATCTCCCCAAGAATACAAAACCGGTAATCCCAATAATTTTTCCTTCATGTATGTCGGTGATCCGCAAATAGGTGCCTCTAAAAAACAGACTTCAGCTGAAGGCACCTTCCAGACACAGGATCTGGCCGCAAGAAATGATTCTTACAATTGGAATAAAACTCTGAATTCTGCTATAAGACAGCACCCTGAAATAAACTTTCTAGTTTCTCCCGGTGACCAGATAAATGAACCTGCAGCTGATAATGACCCTAAAAAAATTCAACTACAGGAATATCAATATGCTGGTTATTTATCGGCTGCTGTTTTACGTAATTTACCAGAAGCAACAAGCATTGGCAACCACGACAGCATGACCACTGGTTATAAAAATCACTTTAATGTCCCAAATCCTTTTATGGAAGAAAGCAGTCCCACAAAAGCAGGCCATGGATATTATTATACATATGGAAATGTCTTGTTTATGGTTATTAACGCTAATAATTACAATGCTGCCGACCATGAAGCCCTTATTAAAAAAGCTATTGCTGCATACCCAAATAAAAAATGGCGCATCGTTGTTATGCATCAGGATATATACGGAAGCGGCCTTGATCACTCTGATTCAGACGGAATGCTTCTGCGTACCCAATTAACCCCGATCTATGATGCCAACCATATTGATGTTGTTCTCCAGGGGCATGATCATACCTATGCCAGAACATACCAACTCAGCAGCAATGGACAACAGATTCCTGATTTCGCAAAATTTAAAATGGGTCAAAGCGGACAAAGCCACGAAATATTAAATGAAGCCTTAAAAGATAAAAATATAAAACAAAATTATCTGGCAGAAAATAAATGCTATACTATAAAAGATATGCAACAGGGTACGTTAGTTAACCCTAAGGGAACTTTTTATATGTCTTCAAACTCAGCTACAGGATCAAAATACTATAATCTCCTGCCATTACAGCAGGACTATATAGCTGCCCGCAGCCAGACCTGGCGTCCAACTTATTCTGTAATTAATGTAACTGCAGATAAATTCACCATCAATACTTATGATGCCATGACCGGCACTCCGATTGACAAAACATACAGCATTATCAAAGATTGA
- a CDS encoding YibE/F family protein produces MKKNRKFLYRFLLIILLAITALNIYTYGQVKRPHLVNTNGRTFEKASVIKILRDNIQENGSRIGDQIVLLKLNNGNIIKANCPNGMLFGTICHPNMEVVVISSYIGNTAIHTVYSMDRSKPLFLFIGVFLLLLCLIGGRKGIKSSIALIFTFTCFIFLFFPMLMHGVRPIMAAVLTSFIILISTIYLINGPTIKSLVAVAASFCGISTACIAALLFGWSASLSGYNVSNIESLLFIEQNTPINVGELLFAGILFASLGAVMDIAMDISSAVFELSRHNKGMTPYTLFTSGMNVGRDVMGTMSSTLILAFFGSSLGMWVLDYVYALPYLQLINSNAIGIELMQGLSGSFGVILTVPITAVFSAWFPVYIKQWQTKNFFNIKIFSILRHK; encoded by the coding sequence ATGAAAAAAAACCGTAAATTCTTATATCGCTTTCTGCTAATAATTTTATTAGCAATAACAGCTTTAAATATATACACTTATGGTCAGGTTAAAAGACCGCACTTAGTAAATACCAACGGAAGAACTTTTGAAAAAGCTTCTGTAATAAAAATCCTGCGTGATAATATTCAGGAAAATGGCAGCCGCATTGGTGATCAAATTGTACTTTTAAAATTAAATAACGGTAACATTATTAAAGCTAACTGTCCCAATGGAATGTTATTTGGTACAATCTGTCACCCCAATATGGAAGTAGTGGTAATTTCCAGCTATATCGGAAATACTGCTATTCATACAGTTTATAGTATGGATAGATCTAAACCATTATTTTTATTTATTGGTGTATTCTTACTATTGCTCTGCCTTATCGGCGGAAGAAAGGGAATCAAATCATCTATTGCCTTGATTTTTACCTTTACCTGTTTTATATTCTTATTTTTTCCCATGCTAATGCATGGAGTACGCCCCATTATGGCAGCAGTGCTAACTTCTTTTATCATTCTTATTTCGACCATTTACTTAATAAATGGTCCTACTATAAAATCTCTGGTAGCTGTAGCAGCTTCTTTCTGTGGTATTTCAACAGCATGCATAGCCGCTTTATTGTTCGGCTGGAGTGCTTCTTTATCAGGTTACAATGTTTCAAATATAGAATCACTGCTTTTTATTGAGCAAAACACACCTATAAATGTAGGTGAATTATTATTTGCTGGAATATTATTCGCTAGTTTGGGAGCCGTCATGGATATAGCCATGGACATATCTTCTGCAGTCTTTGAATTAAGCCGTCATAATAAAGGAATGACTCCGTATACGCTTTTTACCAGTGGCATGAATGTAGGCAGGGATGTAATGGGAACAATGTCTTCAACCCTGATTCTGGCATTTTTTGGCAGCTCATTAGGTATGTGGGTACTTGACTATGTATATGCCCTTCCCTATTTGCAATTAATCAATTCCAATGCCATAGGAATTGAACTGATGCAGGGCTTGTCAGGAAGCTTTGGTGTTATTTTAACAGTACCAATAACAGCAGTTTTTTCAGCTTGGTTTCCTGTTTATATCAAACAATGGCAGACTAAAAATTTTTTTAATATAAAAATTTTCTCTATATTACGGCATAAATAA
- a CDS encoding DUF1847 domain-containing protein codes for MKCDCANCATHVCYTKGVNCTGTNLDVVRNAYNEEELKIMRAAAYVEGTFYSNITRLQETVEFAKAMNYKKLGMAFCIGLNEEAHYISKYFINQGFEFFSVCCKNCSFAKKEFGLKQVKPELEHEAMCNPKFQAKFLAENNVELYISCGLCVGHDTIFNKNCPGPVTTLVVKDRLLAHNPLGAIYSRYWKRKLGIMDDGEV; via the coding sequence ATGAAGTGTGATTGTGCAAATTGTGCTACACATGTCTGTTATACTAAGGGAGTAAATTGTACAGGAACTAACTTAGATGTTGTACGTAATGCTTATAATGAAGAAGAACTGAAAATTATGAGGGCGGCAGCTTATGTAGAAGGGACTTTTTATAGTAATATTACCCGTCTGCAGGAAACTGTTGAGTTTGCAAAAGCAATGAACTATAAAAAATTGGGAATGGCTTTTTGTATAGGATTAAATGAAGAGGCGCATTATATAAGTAAATATTTTATTAATCAGGGTTTTGAATTTTTTAGCGTATGCTGTAAGAATTGCAGTTTTGCTAAAAAAGAATTTGGGTTAAAACAGGTAAAGCCGGAATTAGAGCATGAAGCTATGTGTAATCCTAAATTTCAAGCTAAATTTTTAGCGGAAAATAATGTGGAACTTTATATTTCATGTGGATTATGTGTAGGTCATGATACAATTTTTAATAAAAATTGTCCAGGACCTGTTACTACACTGGTGGTAAAAGATCGATTATTAGCCCATAATCCATTAGGTGCTATTTATTCACGTTATTGGAAAAGAAAATTAGGTATTATGGATGATGGTGAGGTTTAA